Proteins from one Gammaproteobacteria bacterium genomic window:
- a CDS encoding metal-sensing transcriptional repressor produces MKEEHKRNALNRLKTIRGHLDGVIAMVEGDRYCPDVMKQVSALQASLERVNRIVLQNHLETCVADAVRENRAAEIVDELMETMKYTAAVTGPAPQLDLDIQ; encoded by the coding sequence ATGAAGGAAGAACACAAGCGCAACGCGCTCAACCGGCTCAAGACGATCAGAGGGCATCTCGACGGCGTCATCGCAATGGTCGAGGGAGACCGATACTGCCCGGACGTGATGAAACAGGTCTCCGCTCTCCAGGCATCTCTGGAACGGGTGAACAGGATCGTGCTCCAGAATCATCTCGAGACCTGCGTCGCCGACGCCGTACGGGAGAACCGAGCCGCAGAGATCGTCGATGAACTGATGGAAACGATGAAGTACACGGCTGCGGTCACCGGACCGGCGCCCCAACTCGACCTGGACATCCAATGA
- a CDS encoding copper-binding protein, which yields MTTTTLNIPEISCGHCKMSIEGAVASLPGAESVEVDIESRTVDITWDDATLTLDTIVGAIETQGYTVDGH from the coding sequence ATGACCACCACGACCTTGAACATTCCCGAGATTTCCTGCGGCCACTGCAAGATGTCGATCGAAGGCGCCGTCGCCAGCCTCCCAGGAGCCGAAAGCGTAGAAGTGGACATCGAATCGCGCACTGTCGACATCACATGGGATGACGCGACGCTGACCCTCGACACGATCGTGGGGGCCATCGAGACTCAGGGCTACACCGTCGATGGGCACTGA
- a CDS encoding heavy metal translocating P-type ATPase has protein sequence MGTDTDTPVFGPDQITFDVEGMTCASCALRIERILSKQEGVAAAAVNYAGQEARVAAARDVDVAALIQAVEKIGYEISEKTPEMERVDIVERYSDEERYQRRNFIGAMIFTVPVILLAWLVPESKTNGLLQWGLTSVVEFVFGWQFHRVAAKRLRGFDANMDTLVSVGTLAAWGYSVWAFFAGEPLFFDTAGIIISLILLGRFFEARSKGRASSAIGKLLELGAKQARVMRNGVETLIPVEDVAAEDLMVVKPGEKIPTDGVVTDGRSSVDESMLTGESVPVDKAPGANVFGATINQQGNLIVRATHVGADTALSRIVALVEDAQASKAPVQKLADKIAGVFVPIVMGIALLTGVGWLLAGGGISKAVITGVAVLVVACPCALGLATPTAIMVGSGKGAQLGVVFKGAEVFERSKNVDMVMFDKTGTLTHGLMELTDVITTEDEETFLRLAGSIEAASEHPIARAVALGAEEREVTLERPADFVNHAGRGVQGTVDGQDVVVGRQALFTDLGIGIDASLIAKAADLEQDARTVFFVAWDGLTRGAIAVADTVRPTAEDTIRNLKQMGARVAMITGDNRTTAAAIGRSLGIDDVVAEVMPGDKAAHVEHFQSQGMTVAFVGDGINDAPALTQADLGMAVGTGTDIAIEAGDVILMSGDPALAGTAMKLARATFRTIKQNLFWAFIYNTAMIPLAAAGIISPVLAAAAMASSSVSVVANSLRLRRFQP, from the coding sequence ATGGGCACTGACACCGACACCCCCGTCTTCGGTCCGGACCAGATCACCTTTGATGTCGAGGGCATGACCTGCGCTTCGTGCGCTCTCCGCATCGAGCGTATCTTGTCCAAGCAGGAAGGCGTCGCGGCGGCAGCCGTGAACTACGCCGGTCAAGAGGCAAGAGTCGCTGCTGCACGAGACGTCGACGTTGCAGCGCTCATCCAGGCGGTCGAGAAGATCGGATATGAGATCTCCGAGAAGACCCCCGAGATGGAACGCGTCGACATCGTCGAGCGTTACAGCGATGAGGAGCGATACCAGCGGCGCAACTTCATCGGGGCGATGATCTTCACAGTTCCCGTCATCCTCCTCGCATGGCTCGTCCCGGAATCGAAAACCAACGGTCTCCTGCAATGGGGACTCACCTCGGTGGTCGAGTTCGTCTTCGGCTGGCAGTTTCACCGCGTCGCGGCCAAACGGCTCCGTGGTTTCGACGCGAACATGGACACGCTGGTCTCGGTTGGAACACTCGCCGCATGGGGATACTCGGTCTGGGCATTCTTCGCGGGTGAGCCTCTCTTCTTCGACACGGCCGGCATCATCATCTCCCTGATCCTGCTCGGCCGCTTCTTCGAGGCTCGGTCCAAAGGACGCGCTTCCTCTGCGATCGGCAAACTGCTGGAACTTGGGGCGAAGCAGGCCAGGGTGATGAGGAACGGCGTGGAGACACTGATCCCGGTTGAAGACGTCGCCGCCGAGGACCTGATGGTCGTCAAGCCCGGGGAAAAGATTCCGACCGATGGGGTGGTCACCGATGGCCGGTCTTCCGTCGATGAAAGCATGCTCACCGGCGAGTCGGTTCCTGTGGACAAGGCTCCGGGAGCGAACGTGTTCGGAGCAACGATCAACCAGCAGGGGAACCTGATCGTGCGCGCCACTCACGTCGGCGCCGACACGGCCCTGTCGCGGATCGTCGCGCTGGTGGAGGACGCACAAGCTTCCAAGGCTCCCGTCCAGAAGCTCGCAGACAAGATTGCCGGCGTGTTCGTCCCGATCGTCATGGGCATCGCGCTGCTCACCGGCGTCGGGTGGCTCCTCGCCGGCGGTGGAATCTCGAAAGCAGTGATCACGGGCGTCGCCGTCCTCGTCGTCGCCTGCCCGTGTGCGCTGGGTCTCGCTACTCCCACCGCCATCATGGTGGGCTCCGGAAAGGGCGCTCAGCTCGGAGTGGTCTTCAAGGGCGCGGAGGTCTTCGAGCGATCCAAGAACGTAGACATGGTGATGTTCGACAAGACCGGAACTCTCACGCACGGGCTCATGGAGTTGACCGACGTCATCACGACCGAGGACGAGGAGACCTTCCTACGACTTGCCGGATCCATCGAGGCCGCGTCTGAGCATCCCATCGCCAGAGCGGTCGCTCTTGGTGCCGAAGAGCGGGAGGTCACGCTCGAACGGCCGGCAGATTTCGTGAATCACGCCGGGCGGGGTGTCCAGGGAACCGTAGACGGCCAAGATGTCGTCGTTGGTCGCCAGGCCCTGTTCACAGACCTCGGCATCGGCATCGATGCTTCTCTGATCGCGAAGGCTGCCGATCTCGAACAGGACGCAAGAACCGTCTTCTTCGTTGCTTGGGACGGTCTGACGCGCGGAGCGATCGCAGTCGCCGACACCGTGAGGCCCACCGCTGAAGACACGATCCGGAACCTCAAGCAGATGGGTGCCCGGGTGGCAATGATCACCGGCGACAACCGGACGACCGCCGCCGCCATCGGCCGTTCGCTCGGCATCGACGACGTCGTCGCCGAGGTCATGCCCGGCGACAAGGCCGCCCACGTCGAACACTTCCAGTCGCAAGGCATGACTGTCGCATTTGTCGGCGACGGCATCAATGACGCCCCCGCACTCACGCAGGCAGACCTGGGGATGGCCGTCGGAACAGGGACCGACATAGCAATCGAAGCGGGTGACGTGATCTTGATGTCCGGCGACCCGGCACTTGCCGGCACCGCGATGAAACTGGCTCGGGCAACGTTCCGCACGATCAAGCAAAACCTCTTCTGGGCATTCATCTACAACACTGCCATGATCCCCCTGGCAGCAGCCGGCATCATCAGCCCGGTTCTCGCTGCGGCGGCGATGGCTTCATCGAGTGTCTCGGTGGTCGCCAACTCGTTGCGACTTCGCCGCTTCCAGCCCTGA